Part of the Thermogemmatispora onikobensis genome is shown below.
CAGTTGACGTCAGAACCTCGCTTAAGCCCGTTGAGGGATTGAAAGTCATAATCTTACAATAAAACTCTAACACTAATAACGTCAGAACCTCGCTTAAGCCCGTTGAGGGATTGAAAGACCAACGAGGCGCTCCTGAAATCGCTCGACGAGAGCGATCGAGTCAGAACCGCGCTTAAGCCCGTTGAGGGATTGAAAGCTTGAAATGAATACCGCACGCAACTACTCTGTTTCCGTCAGAACCGCGCTTAAGCCCGTTGAGGGATTGAAAGACCTCGTCCCAGGTGCCGCCCGGGCCGAGGATCTCGCGGTCAGAACCGCGCTTAAGCCCGTTGAGGGATTGAAGGGCCAGCTCCTCCAGTCGGCGCCGGATCTCGGAGTCATGTCAGAACCTCGCTCAAGCCCGTTGAGGGATTGAGAGAAGGGATTGAAACCATCGGCACAAACCGGGCGCGCCCGGCAAGCCTGGCCTCGCTCTACGACGAGACCAGGCTTGCATCAGAAGGCCGCTCAAGCCCGCTAAGGGATTGAAACAGTGGAGAAAGGGCTGGTGTTTTCCTGGTTGGAAGAGGATACAGAGCAGTGGCCTGACCGATCGCCCCCTAGGAAAAGTAGAGGCGCTCTTCGCGTGGTGGCTCGCCCCCCACGGTGACAACGCGCTTCACACAGGCCTGGCAGAGAGGATAGATGCGGACACTATCCTCCCGCTCATTCAGGTGAGCTGCCAGGCGCGCACGGAGCAGCACAAGCTCTTTCCTGGTCAGGAAGCACTCGAATACCGAATACTGGGTCCATTTGCCAAAGCCACAGAGGAGCTTGTGTACACGAGCGCGGCGCCGATCATCAGCGATATCGTAGGCAATGACATAGCAGCAAGTATCATGGGGTCCCATACGGTTACCTCACCAGGAACGGCTGATAGTGCGCGATCTCCCCAGTCAGGTACTTGGCCAGCAGACGCGCCTGCAACTCAAGGCAGCGCATGTAACTCACGCGATAGCCGAACACGGGATGGGTAATTTCCTCGTGAAAGCGCTCTTCGAGGGCAGCTAAAAAGCGCTTTTTTGGCTCTTTCTTGAGGCGATACGTGCCAAACAGCTCCTCGAAATCGTCTCGTCTCACCATGTGCTTATTCAGCAATTTCACCACGACGGAGTCGACGATGAGGGGACGAAACTCCTCCATGAGATCGAGGGCCAACGCCGGACGACCATAGCCACTACTGTGGAGATAGCCGATATAGGGATCAAAGCCAACCAGCTGGACCGCCCCCGTGAGGCGGTTCGCCAGGACGGTGTAACCATAACTCAGCAGGGCATTGACGGGATCGGTCGGGGGACGCCTGGTGCGGCCCGGAAAGCGCCAGATGTCAGGCTCCACCAGCATCTGCGGAAAAGCAGCGTAGTAGAGGGCGCTGCCTTGTCCTTCGAGGCCTAGCACCGTTTCCAAAGGGGTGCCACCGATCCCATGATCACCTGTGCTGAGACGGGGCAGTGAAGAAGAGGAGACCGCTGCAGGCAGCTTGTGGAGCGACTCGATGATTGCCGCGAGATCCTTCAGGACCGCAGGTGACTGATTGGGAAAGCGCCGCTGGAGCAGACGCCGCTGATTCGACAGTTTCCCTCTGACAAAACAGGAGGCCAGCAAGAGCCGCCGCTGCAGATCGTGATGGGCCTGATGCTGAGCAATCCGCAAGAGCGCATTTTTCGAAGCCTCTGGAATCAGCGATCCCTGGAAACTCCCGTGCTCCCGCACGAAGTGCACAGGGATCTTGCGCTCTAGCAAGAGGTCTAGCGCAGCTGCTGTCAACGTGACATCTCCCATCACCACGACCTCATCCACCTTGATGAGAGGTATACGTTTTTTGATCAAAGCCGTTTTCTGTTCTCCATCGACCAGACGTTGCTCAGGAATGTGGATCAACAGGCAATCTTCCGTGTCTCGTTTTACCAGGCTATGGGCCTCCATCAGATAGAGCGTAGACACCTTCCGCTCCTTTCCTTTATTCACTCGATTACCATTGATGATAAGTAGTGGCTTTTCAGAAGATTTCAAGCAGAGATTTCGTCGCATTTCCCCGCTCTTGTTGTTCCTGGAGAGCGCGGACCTCCTCAGGTAAGCAGATCGGTAACAGACTGCAGTCGCGGCAACGCCTGGCAGTTTTCCCCTGAAGCGGAGCCGGTGGGCGCGGCTCTCTGGCCAGCGCCAGAGCAAGCTGAATACTTTCCAGGGTTTTCTGACGGAGCTCGGGGAGAAACAGAACCTGCTCACGTCGTCGTGAACCAAAGTAAAAAAGGTAGCCGTGCGAGAGCGGCGCCAGGTGCGGGAGATATTCCTCCAGACAGAGAGCTTGAGCGCAGAGCTGGATATGGTCGTTGAGCCAGCGTCCCTCTCGCCCACGCTTGTATTCGACAGGCACCAGCTTGCCCGCCTCCTCTTCAAGCGCGTCCAGGTAGCCAGCTATGTGCAGGCGCTCGCTAGCGAGATAGAGGCGGTGGATGCGTTCCACACCTTTCTCGGCAAATACTGCAGGCTGATCTACCCGTTGGTGCAGGAGCTGACCCTCTAGCACCAAAGCATTCACCAGCATTTCTGCCTGAACATACTCGTAGTAGAAGCGTCTTGGACAATACTCCAAGGCATTCAGCGCGGAAAAGGGAACCATTATCTGCTCCCGTAACTCAAGGGAGCTCGGAGTGGTGGGCGACTGCATCTTCCTCCCTCACTGGTTCATTGGCGATCAAGCGCACTGGCCACAGTATCGCTGGCAGACGGTAGCTCCGCTGGCGAAAGGACGTTCAGGCAGCGCGTCTGCCCCATACCCATTGCCGTTTTGTAGCCCACCCCACTGAAGAGGGCCAGGCGAGCAAGTGAGGTCAGCCAGCGCGCTTGTGCTGCACCCCTCGGCCC
Proteins encoded:
- the cas2 gene encoding CRISPR-associated endonuclease Cas2: MGPHDTCCYVIAYDIADDRRRARVHKLLCGFGKWTQYSVFECFLTRKELVLLRARLAAHLNEREDSVRIYPLCQACVKRVVTVGGEPPREERLYFS
- the cas4 gene encoding CRISPR-associated protein Cas4; its protein translation is MVPFSALNALEYCPRRFYYEYVQAEMLVNALVLEGQLLHQRVDQPAVFAEKGVERIHRLYLASERLHIAGYLDALEEEAGKLVPVEYKRGREGRWLNDHIQLCAQALCLEEYLPHLAPLSHGYLFYFGSRRREQVLFLPELRQKTLESIQLALALAREPRPPAPLQGKTARRCRDCSLLPICLPEEVRALQEQQERGNATKSLLEIF
- the cas1d gene encoding type I-D CRISPR-associated endonuclease Cas1d, which gives rise to MSTLYLMEAHSLVKRDTEDCLLIHIPEQRLVDGEQKTALIKKRIPLIKVDEVVVMGDVTLTAAALDLLLERKIPVHFVREHGSFQGSLIPEASKNALLRIAQHQAHHDLQRRLLLASCFVRGKLSNQRRLLQRRFPNQSPAVLKDLAAIIESLHKLPAAVSSSSLPRLSTGDHGIGGTPLETVLGLEGQGSALYYAAFPQMLVEPDIWRFPGRTRRPPTDPVNALLSYGYTVLANRLTGAVQLVGFDPYIGYLHSSGYGRPALALDLMEEFRPLIVDSVVVKLLNKHMVRRDDFEELFGTYRLKKEPKKRFLAALEERFHEEITHPVFGYRVSYMRCLELQARLLAKYLTGEIAHYQPFLVR